The genomic window CCTTGCAGACCCTTGACGTCGGTACGGCGTTCAACGCCGGTCTCGCGATCGTGGTGCTGGCCATCGTGCTGGACCGGGTCACCACCGCGGCCAGCGAACGCGACAGCCGCTCAGCCCTCAACAAGCCGCTGCTGGCCGGGTTCGCGATCGTGACCGCCGTCTGCGTCTACCTGTCGCACACCTACTACTGGGCCGCCGAGTTCCCGGATGAGTCCAACATCGGGCGGGCCCTGTCCAAAGGTGCCGACGAGGTGACGTTCTGGGCGCAGACCGAGCTGTCCACCGCCACCGAATGGGTCAAGGACCTGGTGACGTACGCCCTACTCAATCCCTTGCAGTCGCTGCTCGTCGAATCGCCGTGGTGGCTGGTCGGCGCGGTCGTGGTCACGCTGGCCGCCCTGCTCGGCACCGTGCGGACCGCGGTCACCACGGCCGTCTGCGTGGCCGCGCTGATCGGCACCGGACTGTGGCAGGACAGCATGACCACTCTGGCCATGACTCTCGTCGCGACGCTGCTGGTGATGGTGCTCGGTGTCCTGGTCGGGGTGTGGATGGGCCGTAACCGGCTGGCCGACCGGATCATCCGCCCGATCCTGGACGCCGGGCAGACGATGCCGTCGTTCGTCTACCTGGTGCCGTTCCTGGCACTCTTCTCCGCCACCCGGTTCACCGCGATCGTCGCGGCGATCGTCTTCGCCGCCCCGGTCGCGATCAAGCTGGTGGCCGACGGCATCCGGGCCATCCCGGCCGCCACCGTCGAGGCCGCCACCGCCGCCGGGTCCAGTACCTGGCAGTTGATCACCAAGGTCCAGCTGCCGATGGCCCGGCAGTCGCTGACCCTGGCCGCCAACCAGGGTCTCATCTACGTGCTGGCCATGGTCGTGGTCGGTGGCCTGGTCGGAGCCGGTGCCCTCGGTTACGACGTGGTCGCCGGGTTCTCCCAGGGCCAGCTCTACGGCAAGGGCCTCGCGGCCGGCGCCGCCATCGTGTTGCTCGGCATCATGCTCGACCGGATCGCCCGAGCGTCGTCCCCCTCGAAAGGTGAACTCTGATGAGAATGCTGCGCCTAGCGGCGACCGCTACGATCACGGCTCTGGCCCTGACCGCGTGCGGTGGAGAGAAGATCGGCGATACCGGGGCCGCGGGCGGGTCCTCGTCCGCCGCGACCGACTGCGGCACGTTCAACCTGGCGATCAACCCCTGGGTCGGGTACGAGGCGACCGCCGCCGTCATCGCGTACGTCGCCGAGAAGGACCTCGGCTGCAAGGTGACCAAGAAGGATCTCAAGGAGGAGATCGCCTGGCAGGGCTTCGGCACCGGCGAGGTGAACGCGGTCGTGGAGAACTGGGGTCACGACGACCTCAAGAAGAAGTACATCGACGAGCAGAAGACCGCGGTGTCCGCCGGATCCACCGGGAACAAGGGGATCATCGGCTGGTACGTACCGCCGTGGATGGCCGAGAAGTACCCGGACATCACCGACTGGAACAACCTCAACAAGTACGCGGCCGAGTTCAAGACCTCCGAGTCCGGTGACAAGGGCCAGCTGCTCGACGGCGACCCGTCGTTCGTCACCAACGACGAGGCCCTGGTCAAGAATCTGAAGCTGAACTACAAGGTGGTGTACGCCGGTAGCGAGACCGCGCTGATCACCGCGTTCCGGCAGGCCGAGGCGAAGAAGACGCCGCTGATCGGCTACTTCTACGAGCCGCAGTGGTTCCTGGCCGAGGTGCCGCTGAAGAAGATCAGCCTGCCCGCGTACACCGAGGGTTGTGACGCCGACGCCGCGAAGATCGCCTGCGACTACCCGGAGTACGACCTCGACAAGATCGTCAGCAAGAAGTTCGCCGACGCCAACGGCCCGGCGTACAAGCTGGTGAAGAACTTCAACTGGACCAACGACGACCAGAACGTGGTCGCCAAGTACATCTCCGAGGACAAGATGTCCGCCGCCGACGCGGCCAAGAAGTGGGTCGAGGCGAACCCCGACAAGGTCAAGGCGTGGCTGGCGTAATGAACCACCCCGCGCCCGGCGGTGATCTGCCCGAGCACCCGGATCGCCTGTGGCGCAACCCCGAGCCCAAAGCCGCCTACGACGTGATCGTCGTAGGCGGCGGCGGGCACGGGCTCGCCACCGCCTACTACCTGGCCAAGAACCACGGCATCACCAACGTGGCGGTGCTGGAGAAGGGCTGGCTCGCGGGCGGCAACATGGCCCGCAACACCACGATCATCCGGTCCAACTACCTGTGGGACGAGAGCGCCGGAATCTACGAGCACTCCCTGAAACTGTGGGAGAACCTCGAACAGGAGCTGGAGTACCCGCTGTTGTTCAGCCAGCGCGGCGTGCTCAACCTGGCGCACAGTTCTCAGGACGTCCGCGAGGGTGTCCGCCGGGTGCACGCCAACCGGCTCAACGGGGTCGATGCCGAATGGCTCGACCCGGCGCAGGTGCGAGAGGTCTGCCCGATCGTGAACATCTCACCGGACGTGCGCTATCCGGTGATGGGCGCGACCTACCAGCCGCGCGCAGGGATCGCCAAACACGACTACGTCGCCTGGGGGTACGCGCGGGCCGCGGACGCCCTCGGTGTCGACCTGATCCAGCACTGCGAGGTGACCGGGCTGCAGGTCGTCGGCGGCCGGGTGACCGGGGTGCACACCACCCGCGGCACCATCGGGGCCGGGCGGGTCGCGCTCAGCGCCGCCGGGCACACGTCGGTGGTCGCCGCGATGGCCGGGATCCGGCTGCCGTTGCAGAGCCACCCGTTGCAGGCGCTCGTCTCCGAGCTGCTGGAACCGGTCCACCCGACGGTCGTCATGTCGAACGCCGTGCACGTCTACGTCAGCCAGGCGCACAAGGGTGAGCTGGTGATGGGGGCCGGTATCGACACGTGGAACGGGTACGGGCAGCGCGGCGCGTTCCACATCATCGAACGTCAGATGTCCGCGGCCCTGGAGCTGTTCCCGGTGTTCGCCCGTGCGCACGTGCTGCGTACCTGGGGCGGCATCGTGGACACCACTCCGGACGCGTCCCCGATCGTCGGGGTGTCCGGCGTCGAGAACCTCTACCTCAACTGCGGGTGGGGCACCGGCGGGTTCAAGGCCACCCCCGGGGTGGGCTGGTGTTACGCCCACACGGTGGCGACCGGCGAGCCGCATCCGCTGAACGCCCCGTTCAGCCTGGACCGGTTCGTCACCGGCGCGCTGGTCGACGAACACGGCGCCGCCGCCGTAGCCCACTGAGTTCTTCGGTAAGGAAACGCCATGATGCTCATCCCCTGCCCCTGGTGCGGGCCCCGCGACGAGTCCGAGTTCCACTACGGCGGGCAGGCGGGGGTGGCCTATCCGGCCGACCCTGACGCGCTGTCCGATGAACAGTGGGCGCATTACCTGTTCTTCCGGGACAACCCGAAGGGGCCGTTCCGGGAGCGGTGGAGTCACAGTGCGGGCTGCCGCCGCTGGTTCAACCTGACCCGGGACACCGTGACGAACGAGGTGACCGCATGACGCTGCGGTTCACTTTCGACGGGCGGGAATACCAGGGGAACGAGGGTGACACCCTCGCGTCGGCACTGCTGGCCAACGGGGTGCACGTGGTGTCGTCCGGGATCCGGACCGGCCGGCCGCGGGGGATCTTCGCGGCCGGTGTCGAGGAGCCGAACGCGATCGTGCAGATCGAGGAGCCGTTCCCGGAGCCGATGCTGACGGCCACCACCGTGGAACTGTTCGACGGCCTGGTGGTGCGCGGGTTGCGGGGGCAGGGGCGGCTCGCCGACCGGCCCGACCCGGCCCGGTACGGGGCGATCCACGCGCACTGCGACGTGCTGGTGATCGGGGCCGGCCCGGCCGGGCTGGCCGCCGCCGCGACGGCCGCCACGTCGGGGGCCCGGGTGATCCTGGTGGACGATCAGCCGCAGCCGGGTGGGAGCCTGCTCGGCACCGGTGAGCTGCTGGACTGGGTGGCGGCCACGGCCGAGAGCCTGCGGGCGGCGACCGAGGTGCGGGTGTTGTCGCGGACCACCGCGTTCGGCTACTACGACGACAATCACGTGAT from Actinoplanes derwentensis includes these protein-coding regions:
- a CDS encoding ABC transporter permease subunit; protein product: MIARRPLLVAALLAVWVVAWIPLHGLHTLSLSPADLTPLHRWLNDVNDTVGANRNSSPVFLYFFNEIRAAIDTFVTFLQALIAQPAFGRPVPVLGWLGVVAIVAFVSWVVANWRVALLAAGGFVFFGLQGLWTEAMDTLALTLAAVLIALAVGIPLGIWAGVSDRFHRLITPVLDFMQTMPTFVYLAPLTLLFLIGPASATIATLIYAMPPAIRITAHGIRSVPRSAIESTESLGATPRQVLTGVLLPLSKRTIVLGVNQTIMAALSMVTIAALIDAPGLGKTVIKALQTLDVGTAFNAGLAIVVLAIVLDRVTTAASERDSRSALNKPLLAGFAIVTAVCVYLSHTYYWAAEFPDESNIGRALSKGADEVTFWAQTELSTATEWVKDLVTYALLNPLQSLLVESPWWLVGAVVVTLAALLGTVRTAVTTAVCVAALIGTGLWQDSMTTLAMTLVATLLVMVLGVLVGVWMGRNRLADRIIRPILDAGQTMPSFVYLVPFLALFSATRFTAIVAAIVFAAPVAIKLVADGIRAIPAATVEAATAAGSSTWQLITKVQLPMARQSLTLAANQGLIYVLAMVVVGGLVGAGALGYDVVAGFSQGQLYGKGLAAGAAIVLLGIMLDRIARASSPSKGEL
- a CDS encoding sarcosine oxidase subunit beta family protein is translated as MAGVMNHPAPGGDLPEHPDRLWRNPEPKAAYDVIVVGGGGHGLATAYYLAKNHGITNVAVLEKGWLAGGNMARNTTIIRSNYLWDESAGIYEHSLKLWENLEQELEYPLLFSQRGVLNLAHSSQDVREGVRRVHANRLNGVDAEWLDPAQVREVCPIVNISPDVRYPVMGATYQPRAGIAKHDYVAWGYARAADALGVDLIQHCEVTGLQVVGGRVTGVHTTRGTIGAGRVALSAAGHTSVVAAMAGIRLPLQSHPLQALVSELLEPVHPTVVMSNAVHVYVSQAHKGELVMGAGIDTWNGYGQRGAFHIIERQMSAALELFPVFARAHVLRTWGGIVDTTPDASPIVGVSGVENLYLNCGWGTGGFKATPGVGWCYAHTVATGEPHPLNAPFSLDRFVTGALVDEHGAAAVAH
- a CDS encoding ABC transporter substrate-binding protein, producing MRMLRLAATATITALALTACGGEKIGDTGAAGGSSSAATDCGTFNLAINPWVGYEATAAVIAYVAEKDLGCKVTKKDLKEEIAWQGFGTGEVNAVVENWGHDDLKKKYIDEQKTAVSAGSTGNKGIIGWYVPPWMAEKYPDITDWNNLNKYAAEFKTSESGDKGQLLDGDPSFVTNDEALVKNLKLNYKVVYAGSETALITAFRQAEAKKTPLIGYFYEPQWFLAEVPLKKISLPAYTEGCDADAAKIACDYPEYDLDKIVSKKFADANGPAYKLVKNFNWTNDDQNVVAKYISEDKMSAADAAKKWVEANPDKVKAWLA
- a CDS encoding sarcosine oxidase subunit delta; translation: MMLIPCPWCGPRDESEFHYGGQAGVAYPADPDALSDEQWAHYLFFRDNPKGPFRERWSHSAGCRRWFNLTRDTVTNEVTA